A single genomic interval of Pectobacterium carotovorum harbors:
- a CDS encoding lytic transglycosylase domain-containing protein: MKVITGLLALVIAISFSLSAKAFCFKEAGVRYQIDPRLLMAIAQQESGMNPTAVNTNRNKSGKVVSYDYGLMQVNSNHIPKLIGMGIIKSKDELLKNPCQNVQIGAWILASHLQKCGVNWSCLGSYNAGFSEKTEQEKKRLNYARKIYHRYNTQLAGHP; this comes from the coding sequence ATGAAAGTTATTACTGGACTGCTAGCTCTGGTGATTGCTATCTCTTTTTCGTTATCTGCTAAGGCATTTTGTTTTAAGGAGGCAGGCGTACGATACCAGATTGACCCTCGTTTATTGATGGCCATAGCGCAGCAGGAAAGTGGAATGAACCCTACAGCTGTTAATACTAACCGGAACAAATCGGGAAAAGTGGTTAGCTACGATTATGGCTTAATGCAGGTCAACTCAAACCACATCCCCAAATTAATAGGCATGGGGATAATAAAATCAAAGGACGAGCTGCTTAAGAATCCCTGCCAGAACGTTCAGATCGGAGCATGGATACTGGCGTCACATTTGCAGAAATGCGGTGTGAACTGGTCCTGTCTTGGCTCATACAACGCAGGTTTTTCTGAGAAAACCGAGCAGGAAAAGAAACGCTTAAATTACGCCAGAAAGATTTATCACCGTTATAACACCCAATTGGCGGGGCATCCCTGA
- a CDS encoding prepilin peptidase yields the protein MSLTALYLYALLLVYPAGKKLLFISEFYIQRMDNESEPANTLHHELLKVWLILCVVLISVGLAGFLGPEQILRALLVGAWCLVLAALDIARFWLPFRFTASLALTGVVYSIWILPERNPAQLLVELSFIFIPLELVRLTANYIQKDEVFGKGDVWLITALVCWYPAFDVLAVTLIALSAAIFTGAITKQRYLPFGPFLCLFAVIPAFTTLDIII from the coding sequence ATGAGCCTGACGGCCTTATATCTGTATGCTCTGCTATTGGTTTATCCTGCCGGTAAAAAATTACTGTTTATATCCGAATTCTATATTCAACGCATGGATAACGAGAGTGAGCCAGCAAATACGCTACACCATGAACTGCTCAAGGTCTGGCTTATTTTATGTGTCGTTCTGATATCAGTAGGTTTAGCCGGTTTCCTTGGTCCTGAACAAATACTCAGAGCTCTTCTTGTTGGTGCGTGGTGCCTCGTTCTCGCCGCGCTTGATATAGCCCGATTCTGGCTCCCCTTTCGCTTTACCGCCTCTCTGGCGTTAACTGGCGTCGTGTATTCAATTTGGATACTTCCAGAGCGCAATCCAGCTCAACTGCTGGTCGAACTTAGCTTTATTTTTATACCACTTGAGCTTGTTCGCCTGACGGCGAATTACATCCAAAAAGATGAGGTATTTGGCAAGGGGGATGTTTGGTTAATTACAGCGCTCGTTTGCTGGTACCCAGCATTCGATGTACTTGCCGTTACGCTGATCGCGCTATCTGCAGCCATATTTACTGGCGCCATAACCAAGCAGCGTTACCTGCCATTTGGCCCTTTTCTCTGCCTATTCGCCGTTATTCCGGCTTTCACCACACTGGACATAATCATATGA
- the pilV gene encoding shufflon system plasmid conjugative transfer pilus tip adhesin PilV: MKKKIHRGMVSIEISVALAIIMIAGIYGMSRYSQYMTELEWSVEARRMDAVTAAAKSYIRDNRETLQSQVSNSGNVKITGAQLQQAGYLPPGFTLSNTSAQTFQIAIVRNPSDNTKLVGFILTQGGKAISYKGLRYIAQSIHGAGGYIQTANQAEGAYGSWKMNLSSYGLSGESGRLAVWLSSDVIGADDQESDRLYRYALASRPELNRMHTAIDMNSNNLNNVGTVNAKTGAFTENITAKNGTITETLNANNGIFSEGVTADSDIRSTDGWLITQNSKGWMNSTHGGGWFMSDDDWMRSLNNKNIYTGGQVRAGSLTSDGRLTIGEYSLHQKVEVAGTVCSQNGLQARDATGAALFCQSGAWGNTSESGGHYTLAVATNNMITSIGSINPGIIEYYELRSCLIGNPKISSRCGCPESYQRTIMGEFSTSDRNDNKQFFTSVACLRR; this comes from the coding sequence ATGAAGAAGAAAATTCACCGTGGAATGGTGAGCATTGAAATTTCTGTTGCACTGGCAATCATCATGATTGCAGGCATATACGGAATGAGTCGGTACAGCCAATACATGACTGAGCTTGAATGGTCTGTTGAAGCACGCCGTATGGATGCAGTTACTGCAGCCGCCAAAAGTTACATCCGTGATAACCGTGAAACCCTACAAAGTCAGGTCTCAAACAGTGGCAACGTAAAAATTACCGGCGCGCAGCTGCAGCAGGCAGGATATTTACCCCCGGGCTTTACACTATCAAACACCAGTGCTCAAACTTTTCAAATCGCAATTGTCCGCAACCCTTCTGACAATACAAAGCTGGTTGGTTTTATCCTTACTCAGGGAGGAAAGGCAATTTCTTATAAGGGGTTAAGGTATATCGCTCAGTCTATACATGGTGCAGGGGGATACATCCAGACCGCAAATCAGGCAGAAGGAGCCTACGGTTCATGGAAAATGAATTTATCAAGTTATGGTTTAAGCGGCGAATCAGGTCGCCTAGCAGTATGGCTTTCCTCTGATGTTATCGGAGCCGATGACCAGGAAAGTGATCGGCTTTACCGTTATGCGTTAGCCAGCCGGCCAGAATTAAATCGTATGCACACAGCGATAGATATGAACAGCAATAATTTGAATAACGTTGGTACTGTTAATGCTAAAACAGGAGCGTTCACAGAAAACATTACTGCAAAAAATGGAACTATCACTGAAACTCTAAATGCTAATAACGGGATATTTTCGGAGGGTGTAACTGCAGACTCTGATATTCGCTCAACTGATGGTTGGTTAATTACTCAGAATTCCAAAGGTTGGATGAACTCGACACATGGCGGCGGGTGGTTTATGTCCGATGACGACTGGATGCGCAGCCTTAATAATAAGAACATATACACCGGCGGGCAGGTCCGGGCAGGATCACTGACTTCAGATGGAAGGCTTACAATTGGTGAGTATTCCTTACACCAAAAAGTGGAAGTTGCAGGCACTGTGTGTTCACAAAATGGCCTTCAAGCACGTGATGCAACTGGCGCTGCACTTTTCTGTCAATCCGGTGCGTGGGGCAACACTAGTGAAAGCGGCGGACACTACACACTAGCAGTCGCTACAAATAACATGATCACGTCAATTGGTAGTATCAATCCTGGGATAATTGAGTATTACGAACTGAGATCATGTCTTATTGGAAACCCTAAAATTTCGTCGCGCTGTGGATGCCCCGAAAGTTATCAACGAACGATCATGGGTGAGTTCTCTACGTCAGACAGGAATGATAATAAGCAGTTTTTCACTAGTGTAGCGTGTTTAAGACGATGA
- a CDS encoding site-specific integrase, translated as MLRKRIKNMQLSTALDKYYETVSRYKRGASQEFYRVNVIKRQPLAQMTMDKITSVDIADYRDKRLSDLNPKTGKRISGNTVRLEMALLSNLFSIARIEWGTCRSNPVELVRKPKPSPGRERRLSKKEERQLSNLFRDKNMELYCIFQLAIETAMRQGEILSLKWANISSDYSQAFLPETKNGYARTVPFTKRAKDILKTMTPFISERETVFSYTSSGFKSAWRKSIIYLEINDLHFHDLRHEAISRFYELGTLTDLEISAISGHRTLTMLKRYAHIKTTYLVKKLNTKKKKGNTPDLFMPYPAKISCYENGTIELYFPDFEELNVIGKTYEETVSYASAALLRELAIRLKQGHFIPFPMNIMPDDRSYTVISPV; from the coding sequence ATGCTGCGAAAGCGCATAAAAAACATGCAACTATCCACAGCACTGGATAAATATTATGAAACTGTATCTCGTTATAAACGAGGTGCATCTCAAGAATTTTATCGGGTCAATGTAATAAAAAGACAACCATTGGCTCAAATGACGATGGATAAAATTACTTCTGTAGATATTGCCGATTATAGAGATAAGCGACTATCCGATTTAAACCCTAAAACAGGTAAACGTATTAGCGGCAATACCGTTCGACTAGAGATGGCGTTGCTATCAAATTTATTTAGCATCGCACGCATCGAATGGGGAACCTGTCGAAGTAACCCTGTTGAGCTTGTGCGGAAACCTAAGCCATCACCTGGTCGCGAACGCAGATTATCTAAGAAGGAGGAACGGCAGCTCAGTAATCTTTTTAGAGATAAGAATATGGAGCTGTACTGCATATTTCAGTTAGCTATTGAAACTGCTATGCGTCAGGGAGAAATCCTTTCGCTAAAATGGGCTAATATTAGCTCCGACTACAGCCAAGCTTTCTTACCTGAGACAAAAAATGGCTATGCACGAACTGTACCTTTCACAAAAAGAGCAAAAGACATTCTTAAAACAATGACTCCATTTATATCAGAGCGGGAAACAGTTTTTTCTTACACATCGAGTGGTTTTAAATCAGCCTGGCGTAAATCTATAATATATTTGGAAATAAATGATTTGCACTTTCATGACTTAAGGCATGAAGCAATTTCTCGTTTTTATGAATTAGGCACGTTAACTGACTTAGAAATTAGTGCCATCTCAGGGCACAGAACTCTTACTATGCTTAAGAGATATGCGCATATTAAGACAACGTATTTAGTAAAAAAACTAAATACTAAAAAGAAAAAAGGTAATACCCCTGACCTTTTCATGCCCTATCCTGCAAAAATTTCATGCTATGAAAATGGAACAATTGAACTCTACTTCCCAGATTTTGAGGAACTCAACGTCATCGGCAAAACGTACGAAGAAACGGTTTCTTATGCTTCAGCAGCGTTGCTGAGAGAGCTGGCCATCAGATTAAAACAAGGGCATTTCATACCTTTCCCTATGAATATAATGCCAGATGACCGTTCATATACTGTTATTTCTCCAGTTTAA
- a CDS encoding DotD/TraH family lipoprotein (Members of this family include DotD of type IVB secretion systems and TraH of plasmid conjugative plasmid systems, both lipoproteins.), whose protein sequence is MKRHVLAALLPILLAGCQTASDVDCKPATLNSNLQANANASQAGMTTLLKSGAINQKAFQLRNNITANSQRISIEWDGDAVELLNTLARQRGYRFVYTGTRLPLPVNVHVNNMTFEQVLDLVRVQTGWRAKLVQEGVELRLYFSLPDKEGRLA, encoded by the coding sequence ATGAAACGACACGTACTCGCGGCGCTGTTGCCTATACTGCTTGCCGGTTGTCAAACAGCCTCTGATGTTGATTGCAAACCAGCGACCTTAAACAGTAATTTACAAGCCAACGCCAACGCCAGTCAGGCCGGCATGACAACTTTATTGAAGTCTGGCGCCATTAATCAGAAAGCCTTCCAGTTAAGAAATAACATTACTGCAAATAGTCAAAGAATCAGTATTGAATGGGATGGCGATGCAGTTGAATTATTAAATACTCTCGCCAGACAACGTGGTTATCGATTTGTATATACCGGTACCCGCTTACCACTTCCTGTCAATGTTCATGTGAATAATATGACTTTTGAGCAGGTTCTCGACCTCGTTCGTGTCCAGACTGGCTGGCGAGCGAAATTAGTTCAGGAAGGCGTTGAGTTACGGCTTTACTTTAGCCTCCCAGATAAAGAGGGCCGTCTCGCATGA
- a CDS encoding type IV secretory system conjugative DNA transfer family protein, with protein sequence MKHFALAGLMMFCALSAFADEMDARPGDISSYLNPEINDFNGLSETVWQMLNDAGRTIGYQGGKAQRSYELRQALITRDDILSKTYDFRPLISRQGYLPPVIVTSTDLAHITADQIRTAYRTYNIIVPARFVSNPPGWRSYLLLGLSGKRIDAPDAAVRPKDSKEKAVWEEAIRKGWEEGRKSADRSLEANFNRLTRDYSGMLRYSTLLQQGIIQAPSIKENQQSVTGTRDELMIGDKVKRIQDQAGFVVDKNRWKPSVRKEPQ encoded by the coding sequence ATGAAACATTTTGCACTGGCAGGCCTAATGATGTTCTGTGCTTTGTCGGCTTTTGCAGATGAGATGGATGCTCGTCCTGGAGATATTTCCTCGTATTTGAATCCTGAGATAAACGATTTCAATGGCCTTAGCGAAACCGTGTGGCAGATGCTGAATGATGCCGGCCGAACGATCGGCTACCAGGGCGGAAAGGCGCAACGATCATATGAGCTAAGGCAGGCTCTCATCACAAGGGATGATATCCTGAGTAAAACCTATGACTTTCGTCCTCTTATAAGTCGCCAGGGATACTTGCCGCCGGTCATCGTGACATCAACCGACCTTGCCCATATCACTGCAGATCAAATCCGCACGGCTTACAGAACTTACAACATCATTGTCCCAGCTCGGTTTGTTAGCAACCCTCCGGGCTGGCGTTCATACCTTTTACTCGGACTCTCAGGTAAACGCATTGATGCCCCGGATGCTGCTGTTCGCCCCAAAGACAGCAAAGAGAAAGCCGTTTGGGAGGAAGCAATTCGCAAAGGGTGGGAAGAAGGACGCAAAAGTGCAGACCGCTCCCTCGAAGCAAACTTTAATCGTCTAACACGCGATTACTCCGGCATGCTCCGTTACTCCACGCTTTTGCAGCAAGGGATTATCCAGGCACCAAGCATCAAAGAAAACCAGCAGAGTGTAACCGGCACAAGAGACGAGTTGATGATCGGTGACAAAGTTAAACGTATTCAGGACCAGGCTGGTTTTGTTGTTGATAAGAACCGCTGGAAGCCCTCAGTTCGTAAGGAACCACAATGA
- the traJ gene encoding plasmid transfer ATPase TraJ — MTFPSFDFHAHGGITGDSLRSFLVHCAKNSVSDIFLQGGGPLVVDLHGRKIRASEFRIEPQQLTRLMDDVFSEQIKGDLKAGKGVDRALQLTGDMYNRNGLGRGESLRFRCNFVQATIGDYDTVPALTLRTIPTIIPELETLGLEDDLLPSLLPHNGLALITGETGSGKSTLMASIYQYIARNDPDRKIVTAEDPIEFLLNFPNAILMPEQSQIGRDMASFAEHLRLTLRRAPGVIGVGEIRDLETLSGAIVNGQSGHFCLSTMHTNSPGETIPRALMLVPENQREAMAWNLLSNLQYVITQRLLRTTDGKRQSIREYLIFDDEVKNELGKLKHTQWRTWIDNHLSSRGERMSDKAWALFQSGRIKEKELLTVISRREIDRRAAM, encoded by the coding sequence ATGACATTCCCATCATTCGACTTTCATGCTCATGGCGGCATAACGGGAGATAGCCTGAGATCTTTTCTCGTCCATTGTGCCAAAAACAGCGTATCCGATATTTTTCTGCAAGGGGGAGGACCGCTGGTTGTGGATTTGCACGGTCGTAAAATTCGCGCCAGCGAGTTTCGCATTGAGCCACAACAGTTAACCCGGTTAATGGATGACGTCTTTTCGGAACAGATCAAGGGCGACCTTAAGGCGGGAAAAGGGGTCGATAGAGCACTGCAACTGACTGGCGATATGTATAACCGCAACGGGCTGGGGCGCGGTGAAAGCCTCCGGTTTCGCTGTAATTTTGTTCAGGCCACTATCGGTGATTACGACACGGTACCGGCACTGACATTAAGGACTATCCCAACGATCATACCGGAACTCGAGACGTTGGGGCTTGAGGATGATTTGCTACCCAGTCTGCTGCCTCACAATGGGCTTGCTTTGATCACCGGCGAAACCGGGTCTGGTAAATCCACCCTTATGGCGTCGATTTATCAATATATCGCTCGTAACGATCCCGACCGTAAAATAGTCACAGCAGAAGATCCTATCGAGTTCCTGCTTAACTTTCCAAACGCGATACTGATGCCTGAGCAGTCACAAATAGGCCGGGACATGGCCTCATTCGCGGAACATCTTCGTCTGACGTTGCGTCGCGCTCCTGGCGTGATTGGCGTAGGTGAGATTCGTGATCTGGAGACGCTGAGCGGTGCGATCGTGAATGGTCAATCTGGGCATTTCTGTTTGTCCACTATGCACACTAATTCCCCTGGCGAGACTATTCCCCGCGCACTGATGTTGGTACCTGAAAATCAGCGTGAAGCGATGGCGTGGAACCTACTCAGTAATCTGCAGTATGTCATTACACAACGCCTGCTCCGCACAACAGATGGCAAACGCCAGTCGATCAGGGAATATCTCATATTCGATGATGAGGTAAAAAACGAACTTGGTAAGTTAAAACATACCCAATGGCGTACCTGGATCGATAACCATCTGAGCTCACGCGGTGAGCGAATGAGTGATAAAGCCTGGGCCCTTTTTCAAAGTGGGCGTATCAAAGAAAAAGAGTTACTCACAGTCATTTCCCGACGTGAAATAGACAGGAGGGCAGCGATGTGA
- the icmT gene encoding IcmT/TraK family protein gives MKISQWRDAGRRLEIAGVPVVLFSLYAAWFQWPEPTTFYIVTGIILFFRILSFFGFTITILWQRLLRLLRGLQLTGRPWWYRKFFE, from the coding sequence GTGAAAATCAGCCAATGGCGAGACGCAGGGCGGCGGCTTGAAATCGCGGGTGTGCCGGTCGTTCTCTTCTCATTGTATGCCGCATGGTTTCAGTGGCCAGAACCAACAACATTCTACATCGTCACCGGCATCATCCTTTTTTTCCGCATCCTCTCCTTCTTCGGTTTCACCATCACCATTTTGTGGCAACGCCTTCTTCGCCTGCTGCGGGGCTTGCAACTGACTGGACGCCCATGGTGGTACCGCAAATTTTTTGAGTAA
- a CDS encoding LPD7 domain-containing protein, giving the protein MQKRTYLVIPKENKTEALRAAGRLSNGDYALEYDRSQKVWFAKAEADLEKVKLWLPENTTPSLNQTSTDNLSPAEEFAQVLQDAGFIFPAGDLPEMDGKKHRVFVEGQKHTSAKKNARGDYPGGSGVYQGFLDGRAAGWYQNHRASEGKVNWTSTGSYTYDPAEVLKQRALAAQKRWDREMKSQEGYARIAKTLSNQWSKMPNAPDSHAYLARKGVPAAAGVKLDKYDNLVIPLSNTNGELRSLQYIKPDGTKNLKKDAEKTGNFFVVGGELNPHLPFLYAEGYATAKTLNQATGIPVIMTVDAGNMVTVSRKINELYPDSAHIILGEDDFTNDDNKGLNKAREAADAIGGTYIIPQFTESERTQAFAGTGSFSDFNDIHTSRGIDAVREQLAPVLDPLLPHWRKNLSEENIMPSNFEENRPQTIVSEPSIAIEPNKVEPSNTEHKTITLYHGSPATFSAIDSEKIGLGQNFVGRGFYTDTSPLGVQYVMEEINHQNFHIYELEIPSNSIILDRWDDSSLTDELRERIREAGKTVHQQFIENGNPSRSDLGERLASCEKVNETFISLASSPQGMSILKEAGIGALKDNSYVAIVNTDLIDNIRLHSAGGNKKDEMTKYIENALTNVAQDSSRLSNILQEEPNFSIHYDAIHSELVKLATAQNKPEEAERLTSILTHTLVETIDSNPVRKNNITPLNRLYAETIRSLDLNYSNSVATLGNLIDSAVVNISPNQKLVPEPDKPQPVITEPEPTPEPDKPQLVANEPKPNQEPDKPEPLTTEPKPNQEPVKPEPLTTESKPNQEPDKPEPLITESKPNQEPDKPEPLTTESKPNQEPDKPEPALEQNTQEATPVLEIPEQPLPDSTPISTPKTADIEPSDSPENAPPAVENGFNFTFGRMPGDVSEQESSVTPIDLDKLLQGLTSRQEGRTWIYSLDGQDAFRDYGDRIVMATPEASENDRMILAALLSAKANQRGAVEITGSDEFIQRTMGLIADHNIDVHFKNPQQREQFEALLKARAENAVPKNGMNIGPESTPEASVPVSPAPASGVAEPALPDATSRPKEAQNQPVTPELSVLDKETLRTGLTGKLLDAGTAPYKFDKSNSESFYVQMRTKSGNKTYWGVELEQALKDSGNQPGDMVKLQYLGKKAVTINVPVKDAEGNIQGFERLDTHRNHWTVTPALDNQLLVADKHAVAPAELAAYDGNAFWKLQQQIIQNNNLPLSSPAPSGHGLLYTSPDGKGQVAPEVPPVNAPVPNHSKAAGSVVMAALDDKGELLAHLVKGHGDYLQGVIRHEGELKNVLARICTTEKGNTYLALNSVQDNGLLQLIGHASAVNTLKNAEVNHDTFAFQMKGKDAHKFAVPLISPEKIPPALHSKLGFSQAYAPPKSEEPVPTSHVQAKPAIQPQPM; this is encoded by the coding sequence ATGCAAAAACGCACGTACTTGGTCATTCCAAAAGAGAATAAAACTGAAGCACTTCGCGCAGCTGGAAGGCTGTCTAATGGGGATTACGCTCTCGAGTATGACAGATCGCAAAAAGTCTGGTTTGCAAAAGCCGAGGCGGACCTTGAGAAGGTTAAGCTGTGGCTGCCCGAAAATACCACTCCATCGTTGAATCAGACCTCTACTGATAATTTGTCGCCAGCTGAAGAGTTTGCACAGGTGCTTCAAGATGCAGGTTTTATATTTCCTGCCGGCGATTTACCGGAAATGGATGGGAAAAAACATCGCGTATTTGTCGAAGGCCAAAAACATACCTCAGCGAAAAAAAACGCCAGGGGCGATTATCCCGGAGGCTCTGGCGTTTATCAGGGCTTTCTCGATGGTAGAGCAGCAGGTTGGTACCAGAACCATAGGGCAAGTGAAGGGAAAGTGAACTGGACCTCCACTGGATCTTATACCTATGACCCCGCTGAAGTTTTAAAACAACGTGCCCTGGCAGCACAGAAACGTTGGGACAGAGAGATGAAGTCGCAGGAGGGCTATGCTCGCATAGCTAAAACTCTCTCTAACCAGTGGTCAAAAATGCCGAATGCACCTGACTCACATGCTTACCTCGCGCGAAAAGGGGTGCCCGCGGCGGCAGGAGTAAAGCTGGATAAGTACGATAACCTTGTCATTCCACTCAGTAACACTAATGGCGAGCTGCGGTCACTGCAGTACATCAAACCGGATGGCACCAAAAACTTGAAGAAGGATGCCGAGAAGACAGGGAATTTCTTTGTTGTTGGGGGGGAGTTGAATCCGCACCTTCCTTTTCTCTACGCTGAAGGCTACGCCACTGCAAAAACCCTCAATCAGGCTACCGGTATCCCGGTAATAATGACGGTTGATGCTGGCAACATGGTGACGGTGTCACGAAAAATTAATGAATTGTATCCCGATTCTGCGCACATCATTTTAGGTGAAGATGACTTCACAAATGATGATAACAAAGGCCTCAATAAAGCCCGTGAGGCTGCAGACGCTATCGGTGGTACTTACATCATCCCGCAGTTCACCGAAAGCGAGCGAACCCAGGCATTTGCCGGCACAGGTTCATTTAGTGACTTTAATGACATCCACACCTCCCGCGGTATCGATGCCGTTCGAGAGCAGCTAGCGCCAGTGCTCGACCCACTACTACCCCATTGGCGTAAAAATTTGTCAGAGGAAAACATCATGCCAAGTAATTTTGAGGAAAATAGGCCTCAAACTATTGTGTCTGAGCCGTCTATAGCGATTGAGCCTAATAAAGTAGAGCCATCGAACACTGAGCACAAAACTATAACCTTGTACCATGGTTCGCCTGCCACCTTCAGTGCCATTGATTCAGAAAAAATAGGGCTAGGTCAAAACTTTGTAGGGAGAGGATTTTATACAGACACGTCTCCATTAGGCGTGCAATATGTAATGGAAGAAATAAATCATCAGAACTTTCACATTTATGAATTAGAAATACCTTCTAACTCAATTATTTTAGATCGTTGGGATGATTCTTCATTAACGGATGAACTGCGTGAGCGAATCAGAGAAGCAGGGAAAACAGTTCATCAACAATTTATAGAGAATGGGAATCCTTCACGGTCAGATCTCGGAGAGAGACTAGCCAGCTGCGAGAAAGTAAATGAAACATTTATTTCGTTAGCCAGTAGCCCACAAGGTATGAGTATTCTTAAAGAGGCAGGAATTGGTGCTTTGAAAGACAATAGCTATGTAGCTATTGTCAACACTGATCTAATTGATAATATTCGCTTACACTCTGCGGGGGGAAATAAAAAAGATGAAATGACTAAATATATTGAAAACGCGTTAACTAATGTCGCTCAAGACTCCTCAAGATTATCGAACATCTTGCAAGAAGAGCCGAATTTTTCAATACATTATGATGCTATACATTCAGAACTCGTAAAGCTAGCCACGGCGCAAAACAAGCCAGAAGAAGCTGAAAGGTTGACATCTATACTCACACACACACTAGTTGAAACTATTGATAGCAACCCTGTTAGAAAAAATAATATTACTCCTTTAAATAGACTATATGCGGAAACAATAAGAAGCCTTGACTTAAATTACAGTAATAGTGTTGCAACTCTTGGTAACTTAATTGATTCCGCTGTTGTAAACATCAGTCCTAATCAGAAACTAGTTCCAGAACCAGACAAACCACAACCAGTAATTACTGAACCGGAACCAACTCCAGAGCCCGATAAGCCTCAACTAGTGGCTAATGAACCGAAACCAAATCAAGAGCCAGATAAACCAGAACCACTGACTACTGAACCGAAACCAAACCAAGAGCCAGTTAAACCAGAACCACTGACTACTGAATCGAAACCAAATCAAGAACCAGATAAACCAGAACCACTGATTACTGAATCGAAACCAAACCAAGAGCCAGATAAACCAGAACCACTGACTACTGAATCGAAACCAAATCAAGAACCAGATAAACCAGAACCAGCATTAGAACAAAATACACAAGAAGCTACGCCAGTATTAGAAATCCCTGAACAACCACTTCCAGATTCAACACCTATCTCCACGCCAAAAACTGCAGACATCGAACCATCTGACTCCCCTGAAAATGCGCCGCCGGCTGTGGAAAACGGTTTTAATTTCACATTTGGGCGAATGCCCGGTGATGTTAGTGAACAAGAATCATCAGTAACTCCAATTGATCTGGATAAGCTGCTTCAGGGACTGACAAGCCGCCAGGAAGGCAGAACATGGATTTACTCTCTCGATGGACAGGATGCATTCCGCGATTACGGCGACCGCATTGTGATGGCCACTCCCGAAGCAAGCGAGAATGACCGGATGATCCTGGCGGCGTTGCTTTCAGCAAAAGCGAATCAACGTGGTGCAGTAGAAATTACTGGCAGTGATGAGTTTATTCAGCGAACAATGGGGCTGATCGCTGATCACAACATTGATGTGCATTTCAAAAACCCTCAGCAGCGGGAACAATTTGAGGCGCTGCTGAAAGCCCGGGCCGAGAATGCAGTGCCGAAAAATGGCATGAATATCGGTCCTGAATCAACTCCTGAAGCATCGGTACCAGTATCTCCTGCACCTGCTTCTGGTGTAGCGGAACCAGCACTTCCTGATGCTACATCCAGGCCGAAAGAAGCACAGAATCAACCAGTCACACCGGAATTAAGTGTCCTAGATAAAGAAACCTTGCGCACCGGCCTGACTGGCAAACTGCTCGATGCCGGAACGGCACCGTACAAATTTGATAAATCAAACTCCGAAAGCTTTTACGTGCAGATGCGCACTAAAAGCGGCAACAAAACATACTGGGGCGTCGAGCTGGAACAGGCGTTAAAGGATAGCGGTAATCAGCCTGGCGATATGGTCAAACTACAGTATCTCGGGAAGAAGGCTGTCACCATCAATGTGCCGGTGAAAGATGCCGAGGGCAATATTCAAGGTTTTGAACGGCTTGATACGCATCGTAACCACTGGACAGTAACCCCTGCTCTCGACAACCAGCTCTTGGTAGCTGACAAGCATGCAGTGGCTCCGGCGGAACTGGCTGCTTACGACGGCAATGCGTTCTGGAAACTGCAGCAGCAGATTATTCAGAATAACAATCTACCACTTTCCTCTCCCGCCCCCAGCGGACACGGGTTGCTTTACACCAGTCCTGATGGAAAGGGTCAGGTTGCGCCTGAGGTACCGCCAGTAAACGCCCCCGTTCCGAATCATTCTAAAGCTGCAGGTTCTGTAGTTATGGCGGCGCTGGATGATAAGGGTGAATTACTGGCGCATCTGGTGAAAGGCCACGGGGATTATCTGCAGGGGGTTATTCGTCATGAAGGTGAATTGAAAAATGTCCTGGCACGAATCTGCACGACAGAGAAAGGCAATACGTATCTTGCCTTAAACAGCGTACAGGACAACGGCTTACTCCAGCTCATTGGCCACGCTTCAGCTGTTAACACGCTCAAGAACGCTGAAGTGAACCACGACACCTTTGCATTTCAGATGAAGGGCAAGGACGCGCACAAATTTGCGGTTCCCCTGATTTCTCCCGAAAAGATCCCGCCGGCACTGCACAGCAAACTGGGTTTCTCGCAGGCATATGCGCCACCTAAATCCGAGGAGCCAGTTCCGACATCTCATGTACAGGCTAAGCCGGCTATTCAACCACAACCGATGTGA